One Mycolicibacterium fortuitum subsp. fortuitum genomic window carries:
- the metG gene encoding methionine--tRNA ligase, producing MSEPFYITTAIAYPNGAPHIGHAYEYIATDAIARFKRLDGFDVRYLTGTDVHGQKMAETAAAEGISAAELANRNSDVFQGLQEKLNISFDRFIRTSDADHYEASKEIWRAMFEAGDIYLGTYSGWYSVRDERFFAEDETTVGPDGSRTAIETGTPVTWTEEQTYFFRLSAYAERLLAHYEAHPEFIGPDVRRNEIVSFVSGGLKDLSISRTTFDWGVPVPDHPDHVMYVWVDALTNYLTGVGFPDAASEAFQKYWPAKLHMIGKDIIRFHSVYWPAFLMSAGIPLPERVFAHGFINVKGEKMSKSVGNVVDPIALVDTFGLDQVRYFFLREVSFGQDGSYSEEAIIGRINADLANELGNLAQRSLSMVAKNLDGVVPDPGSFNDDDTALLSAADALLEQVRTHYDVPAMHLALESIWSVLGAANRYFSAQEPWVLRKSDDPADQQRFGTVLYTTLEVVRIAALLTQPVMPDSMAKLLDLLGQPTDARDFDSIGTRLKPGTELPAPTGVFPRYQMD from the coding sequence ATGAGTGAGCCTTTCTACATAACTACGGCCATCGCCTATCCCAACGGTGCGCCGCACATCGGGCACGCCTACGAGTACATCGCCACCGATGCGATCGCCCGGTTCAAGCGACTCGACGGCTTCGATGTGCGCTACCTGACCGGCACCGACGTGCACGGCCAGAAGATGGCCGAGACGGCCGCCGCCGAGGGCATCTCGGCCGCAGAGCTGGCCAACCGCAACTCCGACGTGTTCCAGGGGCTGCAGGAGAAACTCAACATCTCCTTCGACCGGTTCATCCGCACCTCCGACGCCGACCACTATGAGGCGTCCAAGGAGATCTGGCGAGCCATGTTCGAGGCGGGCGACATCTACCTGGGCACCTACTCGGGCTGGTACTCCGTGCGCGACGAACGCTTCTTCGCCGAGGACGAGACGACCGTGGGTCCCGACGGCAGCCGCACCGCGATCGAGACCGGCACGCCCGTCACCTGGACCGAGGAGCAGACCTACTTCTTCCGGTTGTCGGCCTACGCCGAGCGCCTGCTGGCCCACTACGAGGCCCATCCCGAGTTCATCGGGCCCGATGTGCGCCGCAACGAGATCGTGAGCTTCGTCTCGGGCGGGCTGAAGGATCTGTCGATCTCGCGGACCACGTTCGACTGGGGTGTGCCCGTCCCCGACCACCCCGATCACGTGATGTACGTGTGGGTGGACGCGCTGACCAACTACCTGACCGGCGTCGGGTTCCCGGACGCCGCGTCCGAGGCCTTTCAGAAGTACTGGCCGGCCAAGCTGCACATGATCGGCAAGGACATCATCCGGTTCCACAGCGTGTACTGGCCGGCGTTTTTGATGTCGGCCGGCATTCCGCTGCCCGAACGGGTCTTCGCTCACGGCTTCATCAACGTCAAGGGCGAGAAGATGAGCAAGTCGGTCGGCAACGTGGTCGATCCGATCGCGCTCGTCGACACGTTCGGCCTCGATCAGGTGCGCTACTTCTTCCTGCGTGAGGTGTCCTTCGGACAGGACGGCAGCTACAGCGAGGAAGCCATCATCGGCCGGATCAACGCCGACCTGGCCAACGAGCTGGGCAACCTGGCCCAGCGGTCACTTTCGATGGTGGCCAAGAACCTCGACGGCGTGGTTCCCGATCCGGGATCGTTCAACGACGACGACACCGCCCTGCTGAGCGCTGCGGATGCGCTACTCGAACAGGTGCGCACGCACTACGATGTGCCCGCGATGCACCTCGCACTTGAATCGATCTGGTCCGTACTGGGCGCGGCGAACCGCTATTTCTCGGCCCAGGAGCCGTGGGTACTGCGCAAGTCCGACGATCCAGCCGACCAACAGCGATTCGGTACGGTGCTCTACACGACGCTCGAGGTGGTGCGGATCGCGGCGCTGCTGACGCAGCCGGTGATGCCGGACTCCATGGCCAAGCTGCTCGACCTGCTCGGCCAGCCGACCGACGCACGCGACTTCGACTCCATCGGGACCCGGCTCAAGCCAGGTACCGAATTGCCCGCGCCCACCGGGGTGTTCCCCCGCTACCAGATGGACTGA
- a CDS encoding NAD(P)/FAD-dependent oxidoreductase, producing the protein MTERTAQNTRVAVIGGGYAGVLAANRLQGTPGVVVTLVNPRPEFVERIRLHQLAAGNHDATAAYDTLLGPGVRLLVDGAEYIDADIRQVQLTSGDVLDYDYLVYAVGSTSGVPASVPGAAEFAYPLSELEQAQRLRARLQDVPMSAPVVVVGGGLTGIEAAAELAEAGRKVTLVTDVVGASVGAGARRSIVKALTKLGVAIVDGPEILVTGVEPDAITLADGNRLPSAVTVWTTGFGVPGLAAASGLRTDELGRLLTDETLTSVDNARIVAAGDAASPSGVPLRMSCQSAGPLGVQAANTVLARIEGAEPEVINQAFAGQCVSVGRHAGTVQLCHSDDSPRRVYIGGRTGAFFKEQVCRATLTFLRKEGVKPGSYFWFKGDNRARQLAEAGQETLVGADARSKDDR; encoded by the coding sequence ATGACCGAGAGAACCGCGCAGAACACCCGAGTGGCCGTGATCGGCGGAGGTTACGCCGGGGTGTTGGCAGCCAACCGACTGCAGGGCACACCGGGAGTGGTTGTCACACTGGTCAATCCACGACCCGAGTTCGTCGAGCGGATCCGGCTGCACCAGTTGGCCGCCGGCAACCATGACGCCACCGCGGCCTACGACACGCTGCTGGGCCCCGGGGTGCGGCTGCTGGTCGACGGCGCCGAGTACATCGACGCCGACATCCGTCAGGTGCAGCTCACTTCAGGTGACGTCCTCGACTACGACTATCTGGTCTACGCCGTCGGCAGCACCAGCGGCGTGCCCGCCTCGGTGCCCGGCGCCGCTGAATTCGCTTACCCGCTTTCGGAATTGGAGCAGGCACAGCGCTTGCGCGCCCGGCTGCAGGACGTACCCATGTCGGCGCCGGTGGTCGTGGTCGGTGGTGGGCTGACCGGGATCGAGGCCGCTGCCGAGCTGGCCGAGGCGGGCCGCAAGGTCACCCTGGTCACCGATGTGGTCGGCGCCTCGGTGGGCGCCGGTGCGCGTCGATCGATCGTCAAGGCACTCACCAAGCTGGGCGTCGCGATCGTGGACGGACCGGAGATCCTGGTGACCGGTGTCGAACCCGACGCCATCACACTGGCTGACGGCAATCGGTTGCCGAGTGCGGTGACGGTGTGGACCACCGGATTCGGGGTTCCCGGCCTGGCCGCAGCCAGCGGACTGCGCACCGATGAGCTGGGTCGCCTGCTCACCGACGAGACGCTGACCAGCGTCGACAATGCACGCATCGTGGCGGCCGGTGACGCCGCCTCGCCGTCAGGGGTTCCGCTGCGGATGAGCTGCCAGTCGGCGGGCCCGCTCGGCGTGCAGGCGGCCAACACCGTGCTGGCCCGCATCGAGGGCGCCGAGCCCGAGGTGATCAACCAGGCCTTCGCCGGACAGTGTGTGAGTGTGGGCCGGCACGCCGGAACGGTGCAGCTGTGCCACTCGGACGACAGCCCGCGCCGCGTCTACATCGGCGGGCGCACGGGTGCCTTCTTCAAGGAGCAGGTCTGCCGCGCGACACTGACGTTCCTGCGCAAGGAAGGTGTGAAGCCAGGCTCGTACTTCTGGTTCAAGGGCGACAACCGGGCCCGGCAGTTGGCCGAGGCAGGGCAGGAGACGCTGGTCGGCGCGGACGCGAGGAGCAAGGACGACCGATGA
- a CDS encoding IS30 family transposase yields MRRVLFDLVCDGVAMRDAERRVGVSNGAGRYWWYQAGGMTLLKGSKGTRGIACPGERTREGGPGHRISYDERVTIMRGLDRGLSHAQIGQQLGRDRTVIWREVQRNRNADGDYHAGMAHARACQKAKRPKAFKLNNTGLCAAIEGWMDDGWSPKLIADMLARAHPDDRLGRVSHETIYKCLYVQGRGQLRADLNKCLSTKRTARKPRGSERRGRFSDVITISQRPATVEDRAVPGHWEGDLIVGTASGSAIGTLVERSTRFTILLHLPNDHTADSVAKAMIAAMNELPAHLRRSLTWDRGSEMAGWCDISMALQAPVYFCDPHSPWQRGSNENTNRLLRFWFEKGTDLSRYTKADLKSVQDKLNTRPRPTLDYDTPAQRLAALINQAA; encoded by the coding sequence ATGCGTCGGGTGTTGTTTGACCTGGTGTGTGACGGTGTCGCGATGCGTGATGCCGAGCGTCGGGTCGGTGTGTCCAACGGTGCTGGACGGTACTGGTGGTATCAGGCTGGCGGCATGACTCTGCTCAAAGGAAGCAAGGGCACTCGCGGTATCGCCTGCCCGGGAGAGCGGACCCGCGAGGGCGGCCCGGGCCACCGGATCAGCTACGACGAACGCGTGACGATTATGCGGGGCCTGGATCGTGGCCTCAGCCACGCCCAGATCGGGCAGCAATTGGGCCGCGACCGCACCGTCATCTGGCGCGAAGTGCAACGTAACCGCAACGCCGACGGGGACTACCACGCCGGGATGGCCCATGCCCGAGCCTGTCAGAAAGCCAAGCGGCCCAAAGCGTTCAAGCTCAACAACACCGGATTGTGCGCGGCCATCGAAGGGTGGATGGACGATGGGTGGAGCCCGAAGCTGATCGCTGACATGTTGGCCCGCGCTCACCCTGATGACAGGCTGGGCAGGGTGAGCCACGAAACCATCTACAAGTGCCTCTACGTGCAAGGCCGTGGCCAGCTGCGCGCCGATCTGAACAAGTGCCTGTCGACCAAACGCACCGCCCGTAAACCCCGTGGCAGCGAGCGCCGCGGCAGATTCAGCGACGTGATCACCATCAGCCAGCGCCCCGCCACGGTTGAGGACCGTGCCGTGCCCGGGCACTGGGAGGGAGATCTGATCGTGGGCACCGCCTCTGGTAGCGCGATCGGGACCCTGGTCGAGCGCAGCACCCGATTCACCATCTTGTTGCACCTGCCCAACGATCACACCGCGGATTCGGTGGCCAAGGCGATGATCGCGGCGATGAATGAGTTACCAGCGCATCTGCGGCGCAGCCTCACCTGGGATCGCGGCTCGGAGATGGCCGGCTGGTGTGACATCAGCATGGCCCTGCAGGCTCCGGTCTACTTCTGCGATCCGCATTCACCCTGGCAGCGGGGCAGCAACGAGAACACCAACAGGCTGCTGCGGTTCTGGTTCGAAAAAGGCACCGACCTCAGCCGCTACACCAAGGCCGACCTCAAATCCGTCCAGGACAAGCTCAACACCCGACCCCGGCCCACCCTGGACTACGACACCCCCGCCCAACGCCTCGCCGCCCTCATCAACCAAGCCGCATAG
- a CDS encoding aminodeoxychorismate synthase component I, translated as MRIERLGALGDAPAVLRGVAAAARAAGLAPPAAVIGDWFGSRAVIAPSVSVVPVAPDSCFEVPQNAPGPAGSVGGGWFGYLCYPDPGADGAPPRIPVAAGGWSDCVLRQDADGLWWFESLSGAELPTWLHTVRAAEPRRYALTWVAPDRDDHRRGVLACLEAIAAGEVYQACVCTRFTGHIDGDPIDFFTEAVARTAPSRAAYVAGDWGAVASLSPELFLRRTGTAVASSPIKGTLPSSADPAALLASVKDVAENIMIVDLVRNDLGRVAATGSVTVPELLAVHPAPGVWHLVSTVTAEVPVHVPTSALLDATFPPASVTGTPKRRARQLLRQWEPARRGIYCGTVGLASPMAGCELNVAIRTVEFSPDGTAILGVGGGITADSDVDAEWNECLHKSASIVEFSVRSQQLSSGGRVGL; from the coding sequence ATGCGGATCGAGCGGCTCGGCGCGCTGGGCGACGCCCCGGCGGTGCTGCGCGGTGTCGCCGCGGCTGCCCGGGCTGCGGGCCTGGCGCCGCCGGCCGCGGTGATCGGCGACTGGTTCGGCTCGCGTGCGGTGATCGCGCCGTCGGTATCAGTGGTCCCGGTGGCTCCGGACTCCTGCTTCGAGGTCCCCCAGAATGCCCCCGGTCCTGCGGGCAGTGTGGGTGGCGGCTGGTTCGGTTACCTCTGTTACCCGGACCCGGGCGCCGACGGCGCTCCTCCGCGCATCCCGGTGGCCGCGGGCGGCTGGTCGGACTGCGTGCTGCGCCAAGACGCCGATGGGCTCTGGTGGTTCGAAAGTCTCAGTGGCGCGGAACTTCCCACCTGGCTTCACACCGTGCGGGCGGCTGAGCCACGCCGCTACGCCCTGACCTGGGTGGCCCCTGATCGCGATGATCACCGCCGTGGCGTGCTGGCCTGCTTGGAGGCCATCGCCGCCGGAGAGGTGTACCAGGCGTGTGTGTGCACCAGATTCACCGGCCACATCGACGGCGACCCGATCGACTTCTTCACCGAGGCAGTGGCCCGGACCGCTCCGTCGCGGGCCGCGTATGTGGCCGGAGATTGGGGTGCGGTGGCCTCGCTGTCACCGGAGCTGTTCTTACGCCGGACGGGCACCGCGGTCGCCTCCAGTCCGATCAAGGGCACGCTGCCTTCCTCGGCCGACCCTGCCGCACTGCTGGCCTCGGTCAAAGACGTCGCCGAGAACATCATGATCGTCGACCTGGTGCGCAATGACCTGGGGCGCGTCGCGGCCACCGGCAGCGTGACGGTGCCCGAACTGCTCGCCGTGCACCCGGCGCCCGGTGTCTGGCATCTGGTCTCGACGGTGACCGCCGAGGTGCCCGTGCACGTACCGACGAGCGCGCTGCTCGACGCCACCTTCCCGCCGGCGTCGGTGACGGGAACTCCGAAACGGCGAGCCCGCCAGCTGCTGCGGCAGTGGGAACCTGCGCGACGTGGAATTTATTGCGGCACTGTCGGTTTGGCCTCACCGATGGCCGGTTGCGAGCTCAACGTCGCCATCCGCACGGTGGAGTTCAGCCCCGACGGGACGGCGATTCTCGGCGTCGGTGGCGGCATCACCGCCGATTCCGATGTCGACGCGGAGTGGAATGAATGCCTGCACAAGTCAGCGTCGATCGTCGAATTTTCCGTTCGGAGCCAACAGCTTTCGTCAGGGGGCCGAGTCGGGCTGTAG
- a CDS encoding dolichyl-phosphate-mannose--protein mannosyltransferase, protein MTATATESPTAGRSVPLISPAPLIPAADFGPTDRLQGWLMTAVITGLAAISRFLNLGSPTDAGTPVFDEKHYAPQAWQMLYNHGVEDNPGYGLVVHPPVGKQLISIGEALFGYNGLGWRFSGAVCGVLIVMLVVRIARRLSRSTLVGGIAGLLLIADGVSFVSARTALLDVFLVMFVVAAFSCLMVDRDDVRQRMHNVFMEGRIAETPWGPRLGVRWWRFGAGVLLGLACATKWSGLYFVAFFGVMTLVLDAIARKQYHVPHPWRGTLRRDLGPAAYVFGFIPFAVYLASYGPWFASETGVDRYEAGQSIGENSIIPLPDALRSLWHYTYAAYHFHAGLTNADGNHHPWESKPWTWPMSLRPVLYAIDNHDVAGCGAQSCVKAVMLVGTPAMWFIAVPVLGWAAWRAVVRRDWRYAVVLVGYFAGFLPWFFDIDRQMYFFYATVMAPFLILAIALILGDILYQPRQNPERRTLGLLVVCFYVALVIANFAWLYPILTGIPISQSTWNLEIWLPSWR, encoded by the coding sequence GTGACCGCCACCGCCACCGAATCGCCGACGGCCGGTCGCTCGGTCCCTCTGATCAGCCCCGCGCCGCTGATCCCGGCTGCCGATTTCGGACCGACGGACCGGCTGCAGGGCTGGTTGATGACGGCCGTCATCACCGGACTGGCCGCGATCAGCCGGTTCCTGAACCTGGGCTCGCCGACCGATGCGGGCACCCCGGTGTTCGACGAGAAGCACTACGCGCCACAGGCCTGGCAGATGCTCTACAACCACGGGGTCGAGGACAATCCCGGCTACGGGCTCGTCGTGCACCCGCCCGTCGGCAAGCAGCTCATCTCGATCGGCGAGGCGCTGTTCGGCTACAACGGTCTGGGCTGGCGGTTCTCCGGCGCCGTGTGCGGTGTGCTGATCGTGATGCTGGTCGTGCGGATCGCTCGTCGGCTCAGCCGCTCCACCCTTGTCGGCGGCATCGCCGGGCTGCTGCTGATCGCCGACGGCGTCAGCTTCGTCTCGGCCCGCACGGCGCTGCTGGACGTGTTCCTGGTGATGTTCGTGGTGGCAGCGTTCTCGTGTCTGATGGTGGACCGCGACGACGTCCGCCAACGCATGCACAACGTATTCATGGAAGGCCGGATCGCCGAGACCCCCTGGGGGCCGCGTCTGGGCGTGCGGTGGTGGAGGTTCGGCGCCGGGGTGCTGCTCGGCCTGGCGTGCGCGACCAAGTGGTCCGGGCTCTACTTCGTGGCGTTCTTCGGCGTGATGACGCTGGTGCTCGACGCGATAGCCCGCAAGCAGTACCACGTGCCGCACCCGTGGCGGGGCACATTGCGCCGCGACCTCGGCCCGGCCGCATACGTGTTCGGTTTCATCCCGTTCGCGGTGTACCTGGCGTCGTACGGGCCGTGGTTCGCCTCAGAGACCGGCGTCGACCGCTACGAGGCCGGCCAGTCGATCGGCGAGAACAGCATCATCCCGCTGCCCGACGCGCTGCGCTCGCTATGGCATTACACCTACGCGGCCTACCATTTCCACGCCGGGCTGACCAACGCCGACGGCAACCACCACCCGTGGGAATCCAAGCCGTGGACTTGGCCGATGTCGTTGCGGCCCGTGCTCTATGCGATCGACAACCACGACGTGGCCGGCTGCGGCGCCCAGTCCTGCGTGAAGGCCGTGATGCTGGTGGGCACTCCGGCGATGTGGTTCATCGCCGTCCCGGTGCTCGGCTGGGCCGCGTGGCGGGCCGTGGTGCGACGGGACTGGCGTTACGCGGTGGTTCTGGTCGGTTACTTCGCCGGTTTCCTGCCGTGGTTCTTCGACATCGACCGCCAGATGTACTTCTTCTACGCCACCGTCATGGCACCGTTCCTGATCCTGGCGATCGCGCTGATCCTCGGCGACATCCTCTATCAGCCAAGGCAGAACCCCGAGCGCCGGACGCTGGGCCTGCTGGTGGTGTGCTTCTATGTGGCGCTGGTGATCGCTAACTTCGCGTGGCTGTACCCGATCCTGACGGGCATCCCGATCTCGCAGTCGACCTGGAATCTGGAGATCTGGTTGCCGAGTTGGCGCTAG
- a CDS encoding TatD family hydrolase encodes MGSKRSARDKPPAPEPLAPLVDAHTHLDACGAQTAEDVRAIMDRAAAVGVGQAVTIADDLDSARWVTTAVEADDRVYGAVALHPTRANVLDDAARAELERLAAHPRVVAVGETGMDLYWPGRLDGCATPAEQREGFAWHIDLAKRTGKPLMIHNRDADAEVLDVLRAEGAPETVIFHCFSSGPEMAHTCVEAGWVLSLSGTVSFRNAAELREAARLIPPGQLLVETDAPFLTPHPFRGAPNEPYCLPYTVRALAELLDRPAEEVASETAATAARVYGLNGSCPV; translated from the coding sequence GTGGGTTCCAAACGCTCAGCCAGGGACAAGCCGCCGGCTCCGGAGCCGTTGGCTCCGCTGGTCGACGCGCACACGCACCTCGACGCGTGCGGTGCGCAGACCGCTGAAGATGTCCGCGCGATCATGGATCGGGCGGCTGCTGTCGGAGTGGGCCAGGCGGTCACCATCGCTGATGACCTGGACTCGGCCCGTTGGGTGACCACCGCCGTCGAGGCCGATGACCGGGTGTACGGCGCGGTGGCGCTGCACCCTACCCGGGCCAATGTGCTCGACGACGCGGCCAGGGCGGAGCTGGAGCGGCTGGCCGCCCATCCGCGCGTGGTGGCGGTCGGGGAGACCGGCATGGACCTGTACTGGCCGGGTCGCCTGGACGGCTGCGCGACGCCGGCCGAGCAGCGGGAGGGTTTCGCCTGGCACATCGACCTGGCCAAGCGCACCGGCAAGCCGCTGATGATCCACAACCGGGACGCCGACGCCGAGGTACTCGACGTACTGCGCGCCGAAGGGGCGCCCGAGACAGTGATCTTCCACTGTTTTTCCTCTGGACCGGAGATGGCTCACACCTGCGTGGAGGCAGGCTGGGTGCTAAGCCTGTCCGGGACGGTGAGTTTCCGCAACGCTGCTGAGCTGCGCGAGGCCGCCCGGCTGATCCCGCCGGGCCAGCTGCTGGTGGAGACCGATGCGCCGTTTCTGACGCCGCATCCGTTCCGCGGAGCGCCGAATGAGCCGTATTGCCTGCCATACACTGTGCGGGCACTCGCAGAGTTGCTGGACCGGCCTGCCGAAGAGGTCGCGTCCGAGACCGCAGCCACTGCGGCGCGGGTGTACGGACTTAACGGGAGTTGCCCGGTGTAG
- the rsmI gene encoding 16S rRNA (cytidine(1402)-2'-O)-methyltransferase, whose protein sequence is MTPGKLLIGATPLGRPDDASTRLVEALSTADIVAAEDTRRVRALAQSLGVQPSGRILSFFDQNEAGRVPGLVAEIEAGATVLVVSDAGMPLINDPGYRLVAACAEADLPITCLPGPSAVTTALAVSGLASDRFCFEGFAPRKHAARLSWLHTLAAEPRTVVFFESPRRLAETLRDAVEVLGPQRRAVVCRELTKTHEEIRRGSLAALAEWALDGVLGEITVVLAGGTPTVELSALVAEVEELVADGIRVKDACAEVIAANPGAPSRRELYDAVLRARD, encoded by the coding sequence GTGACACCCGGCAAACTACTGATCGGCGCCACGCCGCTGGGCCGGCCCGACGACGCCTCGACACGGCTGGTCGAGGCGTTGTCGACGGCCGACATCGTGGCGGCCGAGGACACTCGGCGGGTGCGTGCCCTGGCCCAGTCGCTGGGCGTGCAACCGTCCGGCCGAATCCTGAGCTTCTTCGATCAGAACGAGGCCGGCAGGGTGCCCGGGTTGGTCGCGGAGATCGAGGCGGGTGCGACGGTGCTGGTGGTGAGCGACGCAGGAATGCCGCTGATCAACGACCCCGGCTATCGTCTGGTGGCGGCCTGCGCCGAGGCCGATCTGCCGATCACCTGCCTGCCGGGGCCCTCCGCGGTGACGACGGCACTGGCGGTGTCCGGGCTGGCCTCCGACCGGTTCTGCTTCGAGGGCTTCGCACCGCGTAAACACGCCGCCCGGTTGTCCTGGCTGCACACTCTGGCTGCCGAGCCGCGCACCGTCGTGTTCTTCGAATCCCCGCGGCGGTTGGCCGAGACGCTGCGTGACGCCGTCGAGGTGCTGGGGCCGCAGCGGCGTGCTGTGGTGTGCCGTGAACTGACCAAGACACACGAGGAGATCCGCCGCGGCAGCCTGGCCGCGCTCGCGGAGTGGGCGCTCGACGGCGTGCTGGGGGAGATCACCGTGGTGCTGGCCGGAGGCACGCCGACCGTGGAACTGTCGGCCCTCGTGGCCGAGGTCGAGGAACTGGTGGCTGACGGGATCCGGGTCAAGGACGCCTGTGCCGAGGTGATCGCCGCGAATCCGGGGGCGCCGTCGCGGCGCGAACTCTACGACGCGGTGCTGCGCGCCCGGGACTGA
- the gdhA gene encoding NADP-specific glutamate dehydrogenase has protein sequence MAVLHEKLQAIYEEVSQRNAGEKEFHQAVYEVLTSLGPVVAKHPDYADGAIIRRLCEPERQIIFRVPWLDDSGTAQINRGFRVEFNSALGPFKGGLRFHPSVYLGIVKFLGFEQIFKNSLTGLPIGGGKGGSDFDPKGRSDAEVMRFCQSFMTELYRHIGEYTDVPAGDIGVGMREIGYLFGQYKRITNRYESGVLTGKGLTWGGSQVRTEATGYGTVFFVDEILRSNGQSFDGKQVVVSGSGNVAIYAIEKVHSLGGTVVACSDSSGYVRDDKGIDLDLLKEVKELRRGRIEDYAEARGGAAHVVTDRSVWEVPCDIALPCATQNEVSGDDATMLIKNGCQIVAEGANMPCTPDAVKYFEEAGVRFAPGKAANAGGVATSALEMQQNASRDSWTFNDTEERLAEIMRRIHDRCLTTADEYGQPGNYVAGANIAGFIRVADAMLALGLV, from the coding sequence ATGGCTGTACTACACGAGAAACTGCAGGCGATCTACGAGGAAGTATCGCAACGTAACGCCGGCGAGAAGGAATTCCATCAAGCCGTCTACGAGGTGCTGACCAGCCTCGGTCCGGTGGTGGCCAAGCACCCCGACTACGCCGACGGCGCCATCATCCGCCGGCTGTGCGAGCCCGAGCGCCAGATCATCTTCCGGGTGCCGTGGCTCGACGACTCCGGCACCGCACAGATCAACCGGGGCTTCCGAGTCGAATTCAATTCAGCGCTCGGACCGTTCAAGGGCGGTCTGCGGTTCCACCCGTCGGTCTACCTCGGCATCGTGAAGTTCCTGGGCTTCGAGCAGATCTTCAAGAACTCGCTGACCGGCCTGCCCATCGGCGGCGGCAAGGGCGGGTCGGATTTCGACCCCAAGGGCCGCTCGGACGCCGAGGTGATGCGGTTTTGTCAGTCCTTCATGACCGAGCTGTACCGCCACATCGGTGAGTACACCGACGTTCCGGCGGGCGACATCGGCGTAGGCATGCGCGAGATCGGCTACCTGTTCGGCCAGTACAAGCGGATCACCAACCGATACGAATCCGGCGTGCTCACCGGCAAGGGCCTGACCTGGGGCGGATCGCAGGTCCGCACCGAGGCCACCGGTTACGGCACAGTCTTCTTCGTCGACGAGATCCTGCGGTCGAACGGGCAGTCCTTCGACGGCAAGCAGGTGGTGGTGTCCGGTTCGGGCAACGTGGCCATCTACGCGATCGAGAAGGTGCATTCACTGGGCGGGACCGTGGTGGCCTGCTCGGACTCCAGCGGGTACGTGCGCGACGACAAGGGCATCGACCTCGACCTGCTCAAGGAGGTCAAGGAGCTGCGCCGGGGCCGCATCGAGGACTACGCCGAGGCCCGTGGCGGTGCCGCCCATGTGGTGACGGACCGCAGCGTGTGGGAGGTGCCGTGCGACATCGCGTTGCCCTGCGCCACCCAGAACGAGGTCTCCGGCGATGACGCGACCATGCTGATCAAGAACGGCTGCCAGATCGTGGCCGAGGGCGCCAACATGCCCTGTACGCCCGACGCGGTGAAGTACTTCGAGGAGGCCGGGGTGCGGTTCGCCCCGGGTAAGGCCGCCAACGCCGGCGGTGTGGCCACCAGCGCGCTGGAGATGCAGCAGAACGCCTCGCGCGACTCGTGGACCTTCAACGACACCGAGGAGCGCCTGGCCGAGATCATGCGCCGCATCCACGATCGCTGCCTGACCACCGCCGACGAGTACGGCCAGCCGGGCAATTACGTCGCCGGCGCCAACATCGCCGGCTTCATCCGCGTCGCCGACGCGATGCTGGCCCTCGGCCTGGTCTGA
- a CDS encoding RNA polymerase sigma-70 factor codes for MNTPGAGNSTSYSNEHAERFTVLRPLLFTIAYEILGTATESDDVLQESYLRWAEVDLDTVRDTKAFLAQLVTRQSLNALRAQSRRREEYVGPWLPEPLLLTAGAAGDASADVVLAESVSMAMLVVLETLTPDERAVFVLREVFGFSHDEIATAIGKSSSAVRQMAHRAREHVQSRRKRFEPVDLEESNRVTEEFLAAAATGDMDGLLALLAPDAVYTADSGGKASAARRPVVGAQKVAAMLVGLFRAGERVPGLTFERIMCNGEPAVMIRSDAGMEGVFTIEVIDGKITHFYAMRNPDKLTGIEIPRVISR; via the coding sequence ATGAACACCCCCGGCGCAGGTAACTCGACCTCGTACTCGAACGAACATGCCGAACGGTTCACCGTGTTACGACCGTTGTTGTTCACCATCGCCTACGAGATCCTCGGGACGGCAACGGAATCCGATGACGTGCTGCAGGAGAGTTACCTGCGCTGGGCCGAGGTGGATCTGGACACAGTCCGCGACACCAAGGCATTTCTGGCCCAGCTCGTCACCCGCCAATCGCTCAATGCCCTTCGGGCCCAGTCCCGGCGCCGCGAGGAGTACGTGGGTCCGTGGTTGCCCGAGCCGCTGCTGTTGACGGCCGGGGCCGCAGGGGATGCCTCAGCCGATGTGGTTCTGGCCGAGTCTGTTTCGATGGCCATGCTGGTGGTCCTGGAGACACTGACCCCGGACGAGCGGGCCGTTTTCGTCCTGCGTGAGGTGTTCGGGTTCAGCCACGACGAGATCGCCACCGCGATCGGCAAGTCTTCGAGTGCGGTGCGCCAGATGGCACACCGGGCCCGCGAGCACGTGCAGTCACGGCGCAAGCGTTTCGAGCCGGTCGACCTCGAAGAGTCCAACCGGGTCACCGAGGAGTTCCTGGCGGCGGCTGCCACCGGCGACATGGACGGGCTCTTGGCGCTCTTGGCACCCGATGCGGTGTACACCGCCGACAGCGGGGGCAAGGCCAGTGCGGCCCGGCGGCCCGTCGTGGGTGCGCAGAAGGTCGCGGCCATGCTGGTCGGCCTGTTCCGTGCGGGCGAGCGGGTTCCTGGGCTCACGTTCGAGCGCATCATGTGCAACGGCGAACCCGCGGTGATGATCCGCAGCGACGCGGGTATGGAGGGCGTCTTCACCATCGAGGTCATCGACGGCAAGATCACCCACTTCTACGCGATGCGCAATCCGGACAAGCTGACCGGCATCGAGATCCCGCGGGTGATCAGCCGGTAG